One genomic window of Fundidesulfovibrio soli includes the following:
- a CDS encoding ATP-dependent 6-phosphofructokinase: MHECDRFGQPWPSLSADDTRIPTLGTAKIPNPRKSSLFVSDDHGVLLDVAYRPGVANPTSPVFQQGGPRANIYFDPPKTKCAVVTCGGICPGANDVIRSIVMEAHHGYDISAILGVRYGLSGFTPKSSPDVMELTPANVADIHEFGGTVLGSSRGPQNPEDVVDALERLNVGVLFMLGGVGTMRAAQAVNAVTTKRGLKIAVVCVPKTIDNDIHFVHCTFGFDTAVEKAVEAIRCAHVEALGSPYGVGMVKLMGRESGFIAAAAALAIKEVNFVLVPEQTFTLEGPAGFLPTLEARLKRRGHAVVVVAEGAGQHLLPESGLTDASGNRILGDICGLLLKEMKRYFKDRLPMTVKYIDPSYIIRSVPAGASDRAHCNMLGAMAVHAGMAGKTGLMVTEIHDIPAHVPLPLVTVERKRMDLTSNFWQQVLDSTGQNRVVNTPGACGCPI; this comes from the coding sequence ATGCACGAATGCGACCGTTTCGGCCAGCCGTGGCCCAGCCTCTCCGCCGACGACACCCGTATCCCCACCCTCGGCACCGCGAAGATTCCCAATCCGCGCAAGAGCTCCCTTTTCGTCAGCGACGATCACGGGGTTCTGCTGGATGTCGCCTACCGGCCGGGGGTCGCGAACCCCACCTCCCCTGTGTTCCAGCAGGGCGGGCCGCGCGCCAACATCTACTTCGACCCGCCCAAGACCAAGTGCGCGGTGGTGACGTGCGGGGGCATCTGCCCCGGCGCCAACGACGTGATCCGCTCCATCGTGATGGAGGCCCACCACGGCTACGACATCTCCGCCATCCTGGGCGTGCGCTACGGCCTGTCGGGGTTCACCCCCAAATCCAGCCCCGACGTCATGGAGCTGACCCCGGCCAACGTGGCCGATATCCACGAGTTCGGAGGCACGGTGCTCGGCTCCTCGCGCGGGCCGCAGAACCCCGAGGACGTGGTGGACGCCCTGGAGCGGCTCAACGTGGGCGTGCTCTTCATGCTGGGCGGCGTGGGCACCATGCGCGCGGCCCAGGCCGTGAACGCGGTCACCACAAAGCGCGGGCTGAAGATCGCCGTGGTCTGCGTGCCCAAGACCATCGACAACGACATCCACTTCGTCCACTGCACCTTCGGCTTCGACACCGCCGTGGAGAAGGCCGTGGAGGCCATCCGCTGCGCCCATGTGGAGGCCCTGGGCTCGCCCTACGGCGTGGGCATGGTCAAGCTCATGGGGCGAGAGTCCGGCTTCATCGCGGCGGCCGCCGCCCTGGCCATCAAGGAGGTCAACTTCGTGCTGGTGCCCGAGCAGACCTTCACGCTGGAGGGCCCCGCCGGGTTCCTGCCCACGCTGGAGGCCAGGCTCAAGCGCCGGGGCCACGCCGTGGTGGTGGTGGCCGAGGGGGCGGGCCAGCACCTGCTGCCCGAGTCCGGTCTTACGGACGCCTCGGGCAACCGCATCCTGGGCGACATCTGCGGCCTGCTCCTCAAGGAGATGAAGCGCTACTTCAAGGACCGCCTGCCCATGACCGTAAAATACATCGACCCCAGCTACATCATCCGCTCCGTGCCCGCGGGCGCCTCGGACCGGGCCCACTGCAACATGCTGGGGGCCATGGCCGTGCATGCGGGCATGGCGGGCAAGACCGGGCTCATGGTCACGGAGATCCACGACATCCCGGCCCACGTGCCCCTGCCCCTGGTCACGGTGGAGCGCAAGCGCATGGACCTCACATCCAACTTCTGGCAGCAGGTGCTCGACTCCACGGGGCAGAACCGCGTGGTGAACACCCCCGGGGCCTGCGGCTGCCCCATCTGA
- the cobT gene encoding nicotinate-nucleotide--dimethylbenzimidazole phosphoribosyltransferase, with protein sequence MTSRSDFDALLARIAPVDASLAAKAQAHLDNLTKPQGSLGRLEEMARRLYMIQGGQAPKADPAMIFTCAGDHGVAAEGVSLFPQEVTRQMVLNFVGGGAGINVLARQAGAELRVVDAGCAGGEFPKHPMLVQAKVMQGTANMAQGPAMTTEQCLQALMLGASLADTAASDGFRVLGTGDMGIANTTPSTALYCAYLGMAPVAVTGPGTGLSADGVARKAQVIERSMQVNAKALASGDPVEILAALGGCEIACLAGLILGAAANRMAVLVDGFISSAAFVAAWKISPAVLDYCFFSHASAEPGHQKIMRLVGASPLLDLGLRLGEGTGAALALTVLRAGAAIYNEMATFAQAGVSTSDA encoded by the coding sequence ATGACTTCCCGCAGCGACTTCGACGCCCTGCTCGCCCGCATCGCCCCCGTGGACGCCTCCCTGGCCGCCAAGGCCCAGGCCCACCTGGACAACCTGACCAAGCCCCAGGGCAGCCTCGGGCGCCTGGAGGAGATGGCCCGCCGCCTGTACATGATCCAGGGCGGCCAGGCCCCCAAGGCCGACCCGGCCATGATCTTCACCTGCGCGGGCGACCACGGCGTGGCCGCCGAGGGCGTGAGCCTCTTCCCGCAGGAGGTCACCCGCCAGATGGTGCTCAACTTCGTGGGCGGCGGAGCGGGCATCAACGTGCTGGCCCGCCAGGCCGGGGCGGAGCTGCGCGTGGTGGACGCCGGGTGCGCGGGCGGCGAGTTCCCCAAGCACCCCATGCTGGTGCAGGCCAAGGTCATGCAGGGCACCGCCAACATGGCCCAAGGCCCGGCCATGACCACGGAGCAATGCCTCCAGGCGCTCATGCTGGGCGCCTCCCTGGCGGACACGGCCGCCTCCGACGGCTTCCGGGTGCTGGGCACAGGGGACATGGGCATCGCCAACACCACCCCTTCCACCGCGCTCTATTGCGCCTACCTGGGCATGGCCCCGGTGGCGGTCACGGGCCCCGGCACCGGCCTGAGCGCGGACGGCGTGGCCCGCAAGGCCCAGGTGATCGAGAGGAGCATGCAGGTCAACGCCAAGGCCCTGGCCTCGGGCGACCCCGTGGAGATCCTGGCCGCGCTGGGCGGCTGCGAGATCGCCTGCCTGGCGGGCCTGATCCTGGGCGCGGCCGCCAACCGCATGGCCGTGCTGGTGGACGGCTTCATCTCCTCCGCGGCCTTCGTGGCGGCCTGGAAGATCAGCCCCGCCGTGCTGGACTACTGCTTCTTCAGCCACGCCTCGGCCGAGCCGGGACACCAGAAGATCATGCGCCTCGTGGGAGCATCCCCCCTGCTGGACCTGGGCCTGCGCCTGGGCGAAGGCACCGGGGCGGCCCTGGCCCTGACCGTGCTGCGGGCCGGGGCGGCAATCTACAACGAAATGGCCACGTTCGCCCAGGCCGGGGTGAGCACCTCAGACGCCTGA
- the hemC gene encoding hydroxymethylbilane synthase, with protein MTITIATRGSKLALWQANHIKSLLETRHPGLTVELLILKTQGDKILDVPLAKVGGKGLFVKEIEEALADGRADLAVHSMKDVPVERHEGLVLDAIPRREDHADMLLSVRYASLDALPQGASVGTSSLRRQAQLLALRPDLDIRMLRGNLDTRVNKLLEGQYDAIVVAAAGLNRLGISAPHMVRLGPPEFLPAVAQGALGLERRADDERVAALTAFLDHPDTRDAVLAERAFLERLQGGCQVPIAGTARMEGDKLVLTGLVADPEGATLIRAERSAGRGEAEALGRAVAEEVLAGGADAILARMYEAGAPAGN; from the coding sequence ATGACCATCACCATCGCCACGCGCGGCAGCAAGCTGGCCCTCTGGCAGGCCAACCACATCAAGTCCCTGCTGGAGACCCGGCATCCCGGCCTCACGGTGGAGCTGCTCATCCTCAAGACCCAGGGCGACAAGATTCTGGACGTCCCCCTGGCCAAGGTGGGCGGCAAGGGCCTGTTCGTGAAGGAGATCGAGGAGGCCCTGGCCGACGGGCGGGCCGACCTGGCCGTGCACTCCATGAAGGACGTGCCCGTGGAGCGCCACGAGGGCCTGGTGCTGGACGCCATCCCCCGGCGCGAGGACCACGCGGACATGCTGCTCTCGGTGCGCTACGCCAGCCTCGACGCCCTGCCCCAGGGCGCCAGCGTCGGCACCTCCAGCCTGCGCAGGCAAGCCCAACTGCTGGCCCTGCGCCCCGACCTGGACATCCGCATGCTGCGCGGCAACCTGGATACGCGCGTGAACAAGCTGCTCGAAGGCCAGTACGACGCCATCGTGGTGGCGGCCGCCGGGCTCAACCGCCTGGGCATCTCCGCGCCGCACATGGTGCGCCTGGGCCCGCCCGAGTTCCTGCCCGCCGTGGCCCAGGGGGCCCTGGGCCTGGAGCGCCGCGCCGACGACGAGCGCGTGGCCGCCCTGACCGCCTTCCTGGACCACCCCGACACCCGCGACGCCGTGCTGGCCGAGCGCGCCTTCCTGGAGCGGCTCCAGGGCGGCTGCCAGGTGCCCATCGCGGGTACCGCCAGGATGGAAGGGGACAAACTGGTCCTGACTGGGCTGGTGGCGGACCCCGAGGGCGCGACGCTCATCCGCGCGGAGCGTTCCGCCGGGCGCGGCGAGGCCGAGGCCCTGGGCCGGGCCGTGGCCGAAGAAGTTCTGGCGGGAGGAGCGGACGCCATCCTGGCGCGCATGTACGAGGCCGGGGCTCCGGCAGGAAACTGA